CGGGAGCAATTTCTATTTCTTTCCGGGATTCCTTCTCATTAGCAAGCATTTCTTTGATTCTGGTTTTATCAAACGGCCAATTCTTTACTTTTACTGTTTTTTGCTTGGCAATTTTTCCAGCTTCAGGCATTACCGGAGTAATTTCTCCTTTACCTTTCAAATAGTCTGCATAATTCTTCAGTTCTGCTCTCCAATCTACATAAACACCATCCGCATATTTTTTACCTAGTTCCATCCGGCGTTCATATTGATTTACATTTTTTTCCACTACCCAATCCAAACGATTATCATCAAACCAACCTTTACACGGCGCATTGAAATCAATCCAGTTATAAAGAGTTTTCCACTCTTTATCCGTAAGCTGTACATTGTGGTGGCCCCTTTTCAGTAAACGAACCAATTCGCTGGTCGTGGCATGATATTCATAAGGACTTAATACTGGCATATCAGCTTCCGGACCTTGCCGGTGTACATAAGGATGGATAGCCAAATAACTGGTACTATAACCCCTTTGGTCTTTCTTACCGCCTCTAAAATCCAAGCCTCCTTTTTCTCCGTTATGGCAGGCCACACAAGCACGGTCTAAAATGGGTTGCATTTCAAAATCGAACGTGAACGAACGGGTACCTCCTTCGGGGGGTGTTATCTTATTGGGTGCTTTCTGCGAAGCAATGGTACGTTTGGGAATAGGCAATTGATTTTGATTTTCATGACATCCTACACATGATACCGTTTCGCCTGGCATACCGGTAAACCAACTTCTCATCCATTGTACGGCACGTCCTTCCGCATCGAGCGGTTGCAATGCAATAGGCATATTGGCGGGAATCTTAAAAATAACCGATCCGTCTTCTTCTACCGGTACAACCCCTAAAAGCCGTTTTATATCCCAGCCGCTTTGAATCCCTTGGGCAGTATGATCGGAAACGGTCTTGATATAAGCATACTCATAAGATAGTATACGCAACGCCTTCACTGTTCCGCGAGGTACTCCCCGTAATCCTTCTCCTTCATAAATATCCTGGATAAAAACAGTTGCCTCTTTGTCTCCTAATTTGACACGATCAGGAATAGCCGGAGGGGTAACTTGTTTTTTAACCGGAATCGGAGCTATATAACCTTCGCCTTCTGCTGCTTTCAATAAAGTTACATTATCATAAACGTCTACCAAATAAATTCCCCAGAGAGCATTAGGATCTAATTTTGCCGCAACCAGAAAATATTTATCACTTAACGCATAAGGTTTAATGAATTGAGGCCATACATCGTTTACTAATTCATCTTTAATTAACTCTACGACGGGTCGATTACGGTAAGGTATTTCTTGTGTCATGCCTTCTGCTCCTTTTCTGGCTTTAGCCGGGTCGAACAAAATCATACGCCCTGACCGGGCAACACCGTGGTGCCCAGAAATAATACCGACGAAAGCAGTAGCGTGGCCTGGTAAAGTATGAACATCAAAGGTACTGTTGGGAAACATAGAACCGCTTCCGAACAAAGCTTTGTTTTCAGTTCCGTCCGGATTCATGTGCATTACAAAACGGGAGTAGTAATGGGTAAGATCCGTATATTCCCAACGAGTGTACATAACACGCCCGTTTGGCATAATGGTAGGATTCCAATTGGCATCCTGGTCGAATGTCAAACGCCGTAAACCTTTGGTTTTAGGTTCATATAACATCATATTGCCCACCGGGTCATCTCCATTTACACAGGGTACTCCTTGATAACCGATGTTAGATGTTACAATAATACGACCATCCGGCAAATAAGTTCCATCAAAAAATTCCAGATCTTTTTCTACGGTTTTTACAACCGGCTCGGTTTGGGAACCATCTAATTTGGCTTCAAAAAGATTCCAACGTTGATCCGGCATAAGGGAAGTAAACAATACTCGATCTGCGTCCCAGTGTAACCGGACATCTGCTATAGAAGCTCCGTCTGTCGGCTTATAAACAACCCGGTGTTTTATCTCTCCTCTCAAATTACTTAATTCTTCAATAGAAGCATCAAAGCCGTAACGGGCGGCCGATTGCTGGTTAGACCAGTTGTTGGATTGAGTACCCAACTCAGGAGCCATTGCCTGGCGTGCCCGTGAACCTAGTTTAAAACGAGTAACTAGTACTTTATCTATATCCAACAAGGGGTTACCCAACAAAAGAGCGCGTTTATTCTCCAATGCTTTTTTTGCATTTGCAATGGCTTGTTCATCTCCGGAATAAATATTCTCAAAACCAGATTGAGTTAACTGGAGCAATTCTTTATATAAAGGTTCATATTTTACAGCATCAAATCCTTTTTGTTGCTTCATATCAGCATAAGCAAGCTTAACAGCATCCACATTCAGCCATTTCAGGTCGCTTTGGATAGAATAAATTTCTTGTTCTTTCTCGAATAACTCCAAATAGCGACGAATCTGAGTATCTATATCTTTTTCGTTTTCTATTTCCCGGATCGCTTTTGTAAAATAAGAACTATCTTTTAATTTGCCAGCAACTTTCATCACTGCAGCTTTCTCCATAGAAGCATCCGGTGTAATCAACCACTCGTCCAAGCCCTCTAGCTCAGAACTTAACATACCCATTTGAAAAGGATATTGTTCCATTAATTGATCGGCATACTGTTTCGGAAAGACATTCAATGCAATAAAAAAAGCATTTCCAGTAGGTGAAGTCTGGTCGATTCCTACTTCTGCTTCAAAACGTACATATTGTCCATTAACAGGATAAATTAAGGTACTATTGGCATGAGCAAATACCCCATGAGAATATACTTTTCCTCCTATAATTATTTCTTTGTCATAGGCGTTTACGTTCATTTTAGGAGTAGCCCACCCCGTTACTCCATATTCATACGGTGTTTCGTCCAGCCATACGGAAGTACCATCAGCTTTAATCAACCGAGCATTTCCCCATACTGCATGATCGTAACTGGACCCGTCCGGCCCGCCAGAAGTGATCAATACCAATTTCTCCACTCCTTTCAGATCAACCGAGAAAGGTTCTGCCTTGGCTTTCGTCTTTATCCATTTTGAAGTAACGGGCATCCGGGCCTTTTGTAACTCCAGCCGAAGATTTGCTTTTTGCTTTACTGCTGCATCAATCCAGGTATCTACCTTCTTTTGCTTAGGGTTAGCCCCAAGCAAAAAAGGTATAGATATCAGCAGAGTCACGATAAGACTACATTTATTCATGGGTATATTCTATTAGGTTACAATAAAGATTGTCGGATTGAACTTGTGTTAAAGTGCAGCCTTAGCGTTGGTAAAACGTAAACCGTTATTATCGTGGTAACATGCCCATTCATCTACAATGGCTCCTTCGGGACCAGCCATCATAAAGTGGAATGTTTCCAATTTTTTCAGACGGAGAACATCTCCTACTTTCTGAATTACAAAATTTTTACTTTTTATCGGTCCGTGCCCCGCAGGAATAGCCGGTGCGTCCGGTGTTTCATCTCCTATTTCGGAAAAGTTATAAACCCATCCTTTTTCAACCATCCAAGATTCATGCTTAGCTGGAAAGTTTGTTTTTACATGGGCATGTTCGGGAATCATTTGATTAGGTAAAAGATAAATTGCATGAGCAAAATATTTGTATTCCGAGTCGTTTACCCAAAATATACCTCCCATACCTACATTTTCAAAATCTCCTAATCCAAAGTCGGTTACCCACATCTCTTTTTCCATTAGCGGAGTGAAAGGGATTCCATAAAATTCGAACATGTCTTTAAATGCTTTCATGGCATTTTCCTGGTTGAATTTTCCATCAGTATAAAAATCAGCATTGGTAAATTTTTTTGTGTACTTCATGTCTTTCGTATTTTTACAGTTAATAATTTCTTTATTCCCTTCGTTGTTTTTGTTATTAGCAGAA
The genomic region above belongs to Parabacteroides pacaensis and contains:
- a CDS encoding SUMF1/EgtB/PvdO family nonheme iron enzyme, coding for MNKCSLIVTLLISIPFLLGANPKQKKVDTWIDAAVKQKANLRLELQKARMPVTSKWIKTKAKAEPFSVDLKGVEKLVLITSGGPDGSSYDHAVWGNARLIKADGTSVWLDETPYEYGVTGWATPKMNVNAYDKEIIIGGKVYSHGVFAHANSTLIYPVNGQYVRFEAEVGIDQTSPTGNAFFIALNVFPKQYADQLMEQYPFQMGMLSSELEGLDEWLITPDASMEKAAVMKVAGKLKDSSYFTKAIREIENEKDIDTQIRRYLELFEKEQEIYSIQSDLKWLNVDAVKLAYADMKQQKGFDAVKYEPLYKELLQLTQSGFENIYSGDEQAIANAKKALENKRALLLGNPLLDIDKVLVTRFKLGSRARQAMAPELGTQSNNWSNQQSAARYGFDASIEELSNLRGEIKHRVVYKPTDGASIADVRLHWDADRVLFTSLMPDQRWNLFEAKLDGSQTEPVVKTVEKDLEFFDGTYLPDGRIIVTSNIGYQGVPCVNGDDPVGNMMLYEPKTKGLRRLTFDQDANWNPTIMPNGRVMYTRWEYTDLTHYYSRFVMHMNPDGTENKALFGSGSMFPNSTFDVHTLPGHATAFVGIISGHHGVARSGRMILFDPAKARKGAEGMTQEIPYRNRPVVELIKDELVNDVWPQFIKPYALSDKYFLVAAKLDPNALWGIYLVDVYDNVTLLKAAEGEGYIAPIPVKKQVTPPAIPDRVKLGDKEATVFIQDIYEGEGLRGVPRGTVKALRILSYEYAYIKTVSDHTAQGIQSGWDIKRLLGVVPVEEDGSVIFKIPANMPIALQPLDAEGRAVQWMRSWFTGMPGETVSCVGCHENQNQLPIPKRTIASQKAPNKITPPEGGTRSFTFDFEMQPILDRACVACHNGEKGGLDFRGGKKDQRGYSTSYLAIHPYVHRQGPEADMPVLSPYEYHATTSELVRLLKRGHHNVQLTDKEWKTLYNWIDFNAPCKGWFDDNRLDWVVEKNVNQYERRMELGKKYADGVYVDWRAELKNYADYLKGKGEITPVMPEAGKIAKQKTVKVKNWPFDKTRIKEMLANEKESRKEIEIAPGIKMTFVRIPAGEFAMGSYNGNPDNAPVCKVKINNAFWMGEIEVTNAQFCALFPEHDSRFVDQFWKDHTRPGYPANLPHQPVIRVSWNEAMEYCKKLSEKTGLNITLPTEAQWEWACRAGNDSDFWYGDMHTDFSKKENLADSQLTKMAVGGIDPQPIAKTNYWYKYYNFVPKEEGIDDGSMIQVDSKTYEANPFGLYSMHGNIAEWTRSEYHPYPYSDKVKEHNDYRVVRGGSYWERPKFAASYARKHFYAWQRNHLVGFRVIIED
- a CDS encoding cupin domain-containing protein — encoded protein: MKTFFNLKFFPVSLLIFLLGACSGKSTTGDPNACTTSANNKNNEGNKEIINCKNTKDMKYTKKFTNADFYTDGKFNQENAMKAFKDMFEFYGIPFTPLMEKEMWVTDFGLGDFENVGMGGIFWVNDSEYKYFAHAIYLLPNQMIPEHAHVKTNFPAKHESWMVEKGWVYNFSEIGDETPDAPAIPAGHGPIKSKNFVIQKVGDVLRLKKLETFHFMMAGPEGAIVDEWACYHDNNGLRFTNAKAAL